One window from the genome of Streptomyces cadmiisoli encodes:
- the prfB gene encoding peptide chain release factor 2: MAVVDVSEELKSLSSTMESIEAVLDLDRLRAEIAVLEEQAAAPSLWDNPDEAQKITSKLSHLQAEVRKTEALRGRIDDLSVLFEMAEEEDDPDTRAEAESELAAVRKALDEMEVRTLLSGEYDSREALVNIRAEAGGVDAADFAERLQRMYLRWAEQRGYKTEVYETSYAEEAGIKSTTFAVKVPYAYGTLSVEQGTHRLVRISPFDNQGRRQTSFAGVEVLPVVEQSDHVDIDESELRIDVYRSSGPGGQGVNTTDSAVRITHLPTGIVVSCQNERSQIQNKATAMNVLQAKLLERRRQEEQAKMDALKGDGGNSWGNQMRSYVLHPYQMVKDLRTEFEVGNPEAVFNGEIDGFLEAGIRWRKQQEK; encoded by the coding sequence GTGGCAGTTGTCGATGTATCCGAAGAGCTCAAGTCCCTCTCCTCGACCATGGAGTCGATCGAGGCCGTTCTGGACCTGGACAGGTTGAGGGCGGAGATCGCCGTGCTCGAGGAGCAGGCGGCAGCGCCGTCCCTGTGGGACAACCCGGACGAGGCGCAGAAGATCACCAGCAAGCTGTCCCACCTCCAGGCCGAGGTCAGGAAGACGGAGGCGCTGCGCGGGCGGATCGACGACCTCTCCGTGCTGTTCGAGATGGCCGAGGAGGAGGACGACCCGGACACCCGCGCCGAGGCGGAGTCCGAGCTGGCCGCCGTCCGCAAGGCCCTCGACGAGATGGAGGTGCGGACGCTCCTCAGCGGCGAGTACGACTCCCGGGAAGCGCTCGTGAACATCCGCGCCGAGGCGGGCGGCGTGGACGCCGCCGACTTCGCCGAGCGGCTCCAGCGGATGTATCTGCGCTGGGCCGAGCAGCGCGGCTACAAGACCGAGGTGTACGAGACCTCGTACGCGGAGGAGGCGGGCATCAAGTCCACCACCTTCGCCGTGAAGGTGCCGTACGCCTACGGCACCCTCTCCGTCGAGCAGGGCACCCACCGTCTGGTGCGCATCTCGCCCTTCGACAACCAGGGCCGCCGGCAGACGTCCTTCGCCGGTGTCGAGGTGCTCCCCGTCGTCGAGCAGTCCGACCACGTCGACATCGACGAGTCCGAGCTGCGCATCGACGTCTACCGGTCCTCCGGCCCCGGCGGCCAGGGCGTCAACACCACCGACTCCGCGGTGCGCATCACGCACCTGCCGACCGGCATCGTCGTCTCCTGCCAGAACGAGCGCTCGCAGATCCAGAACAAGGCCACGGCGATGAACGTCCTCCAGGCCAAGCTGCTGGAGCGGCGCCGCCAGGAGGAGCAGGCCAAGATGGACGCCCTCAAGGGCGACGGCGGCAACTCCTGGGGCAACCAGATGCGTTCGTACGTGCTGCACCCGTACCAGATGGTCAAGGACCTGCGCACGGAGTTCGAAGTCGGCAACCCCGAGGCCGTGTTCAACGGTGAGATCGACGGCTTCCTGGAGGCCGGGATTCGCTGGCGCAAGCAGCAGGAGAAGTAG
- a CDS encoding serine/threonine-protein kinase, translating to MARKIGSRYTANQILGRGSAGTVWLGEGPDGPVAIKLLREDLSSDQELVGRFVQERTALLGLEHPNVVSVRDLVVDGNDLALVMDLVRGTDLRTRLERERRLAPEAAVAIVADVAEGLAAAHAAGVVHRDVKPENILLDMQGPLGPGGSHRALLTDFGVAKLIDSPRRTRATKIIGTPDYLAPEIVEGLPPRAAVDIYALATVLYELLAGFTPFGGGHPGAVLRRHVTETVVPLPGIPDELWQLIVQCLAKGPASRLRASELAARLREQLPELAGMPPLDVDEPDAEAPDEMSEAASGAAQPETPVRARRGAVPLVPGAKPDSNRDTHTSMRVPAPDELAGGARGTARAPRAAGAPRPGSARHRATARRRRVALGAAAVALVAAAGIGTWAATSGDGAGAEPPDSGNSAPSAP from the coding sequence TTGGCACGGAAGATCGGCAGCCGGTACACCGCGAACCAGATCCTCGGACGGGGCAGCGCCGGCACGGTGTGGCTGGGTGAGGGGCCCGACGGGCCCGTCGCCATCAAGTTGCTGCGCGAGGATCTCTCCTCCGATCAGGAGCTCGTCGGGCGCTTCGTGCAGGAGCGCACGGCGCTGCTCGGCCTGGAGCACCCCAACGTCGTCTCCGTCCGCGACCTGGTCGTGGACGGCAACGACCTCGCACTCGTGATGGACCTGGTCAGGGGCACGGACCTGCGCACCCGGCTGGAGCGCGAGCGGCGCCTGGCGCCGGAGGCGGCGGTCGCGATCGTGGCCGACGTGGCGGAGGGCCTGGCAGCGGCGCACGCGGCGGGCGTCGTGCACCGGGACGTGAAGCCGGAGAACATCCTGCTGGACATGCAGGGACCGCTCGGGCCCGGCGGCTCGCACCGCGCGCTGCTGACGGACTTCGGGGTCGCGAAGCTGATCGATTCGCCGCGGCGCACCCGAGCCACGAAGATCATCGGCACCCCGGACTACCTGGCCCCGGAGATCGTGGAGGGCCTGCCGCCGCGGGCCGCGGTGGACATCTACGCGCTGGCGACCGTCCTGTACGAGCTGCTCGCGGGTTTCACGCCGTTCGGCGGCGGACACCCGGGCGCGGTGCTGCGCCGGCATGTGACGGAGACGGTCGTCCCCCTCCCCGGCATCCCCGACGAGTTGTGGCAGCTGATCGTGCAGTGCCTGGCGAAGGGGCCGGCGTCCCGGCTGCGCGCCTCGGAGCTGGCCGCCCGGCTGCGGGAGCAGCTGCCGGAGCTCGCGGGCATGCCGCCGCTGGACGTGGACGAGCCCGACGCGGAGGCGCCGGACGAGATGTCCGAGGCGGCGTCCGGGGCGGCGCAGCCCGAGACGCCCGTCCGGGCCCGGCGCGGCGCGGTCCCCCTGGTGCCCGGCGCGAAGCCCGACTCCAACCGCGACACGCACACCTCGATGCGGGTCCCGGCGCCGGACGAGCTGGCCGGCGGCGCCCGGGGCACGGCCCGGGCGCCCAGGGCCGCGGGAGCCCCCCGCCCCGGCTCCGCCCGGCACCGGGCGACCGCGCGGCGCCGCAGGGTCGCCCTGGGCGCGGCGGCGGTGGCGCTCGTGGCGGCGGCGGGCATCGGCACCTGGGCGGCCACTTCCGGCGACGGGGCGGGCGCCGAGCCCCCGGACAGCGGGAACTCGGCCCCCTCGGCACCGTGA
- the ftsE gene encoding cell division ATP-binding protein FtsE, which yields MIRFDNVSKVYPKQTRPALRDVSLEVEKGEFVFLVGSSGSGKSTFLRLVLREERCSHGQVHVLGKDLARLSNWKVPQMRRQLGTVFQDFRLLPNKTVGENVAFAQEVIGKSRGEIRKSVPQVLDLVGLGGKEDRMPGELSGGEQQRVAIARAFVNRPKLLIADEPTGNLDPQTSVGIMKLLDRINRTGTTVVMATHDQNIVDQMRKRVIELEKGRLVRDQARGVYGYQH from the coding sequence GTGATCCGATTCGACAATGTCTCCAAGGTCTACCCCAAGCAGACCCGCCCCGCCCTCAGGGACGTCTCCCTGGAAGTGGAGAAGGGCGAGTTCGTGTTCCTCGTGGGATCCTCCGGCTCCGGAAAGTCGACCTTCCTGCGGCTGGTGCTCCGCGAGGAGCGGTGCAGCCACGGCCAGGTGCACGTTCTGGGCAAGGACCTCGCGCGCCTCTCCAACTGGAAGGTGCCGCAGATGCGACGCCAGTTGGGGACGGTGTTCCAGGACTTCCGGCTGCTGCCGAACAAGACGGTCGGCGAGAACGTCGCGTTCGCGCAGGAGGTCATCGGCAAGTCGCGCGGCGAGATCCGCAAGTCCGTTCCGCAGGTGCTCGACCTGGTCGGGCTCGGCGGGAAGGAGGACCGGATGCCGGGCGAGCTGTCCGGTGGTGAGCAGCAGCGCGTGGCCATCGCGCGGGCCTTCGTCAACCGGCCCAAGCTGCTGATCGCCGACGAGCCCACCGGCAACCTCGACCCGCAGACCTCCGTCGGCATCATGAAGCTGCTCGACCGGATCAACCGGACGGGCACCACCGTGGTGATGGCGACGCACGACCAGAACATCGTGGACCAGATGCGCAAGCGCGTCATCGAGCTGGAGAAGGGCCGCCTCGTGCGCGACCAGGCCCGCGGCGTCTACGGCTACCAGCACTGA
- the ftsX gene encoding permease-like cell division protein FtsX, protein MRAQFVLSEIGVGLRRNLTMTFAVIVSVALSLALFGGSLLMSDQVNTMKGYWYDKVNVSIFLCNKSDAESDPNCAKGAVTKEQKDQILTDLQKMSVVDNVTTESQDQAYKHYKEQFGDSPLASSLTPDQMQESYRIKLKDPEKYQVMATAFNGRDGVQSVQDQKGILDNLFGLLNGMNWAARAIMALMLVVALMLIVNTVRVSAFSRRRETGIMRLVGASGFYIQAPFIMEAAVAGLIGGGVACAFLVIARYFIIDHGLALSEKLNLINFIGWDAVLTKLPLILATSLLMPALAAFFALRKYLKV, encoded by the coding sequence ATGCGCGCCCAGTTCGTTCTGTCGGAGATCGGTGTCGGTCTCCGCCGCAATCTGACGATGACCTTCGCCGTCATCGTCTCGGTCGCCCTGTCCCTGGCCCTGTTCGGCGGCTCGCTGCTGATGAGCGACCAGGTGAACACGATGAAGGGCTACTGGTACGACAAGGTCAACGTCTCGATCTTCCTCTGCAACAAGAGCGACGCCGAGTCCGACCCCAACTGCGCCAAGGGCGCGGTCACCAAGGAGCAGAAGGACCAGATCCTCACCGACCTCCAGAAGATGTCGGTGGTCGACAACGTGACGACCGAGTCGCAGGACCAGGCGTACAAGCACTACAAGGAGCAGTTCGGCGACTCCCCGCTGGCCAGCTCCCTCACGCCCGACCAGATGCAGGAGTCGTACCGGATCAAGCTCAAGGACCCGGAGAAGTACCAGGTCATGGCGACCGCCTTCAACGGGCGGGACGGCGTCCAGTCGGTCCAGGACCAGAAGGGCATCCTGGACAACCTCTTCGGACTGCTGAACGGCATGAACTGGGCGGCGCGCGCGATCATGGCGCTGATGCTGGTGGTCGCCCTGATGCTGATCGTCAACACGGTGCGCGTGTCGGCGTTCAGCCGCCGGCGGGAGACCGGGATCATGCGCCTGGTCGGCGCCTCCGGCTTCTACATCCAGGCCCCGTTCATCATGGAGGCCGCGGTCGCCGGACTCATCGGCGGTGGTGTCGCCTGCGCGTTCCTGGTGATCGCGCGGTACTTCATCATCGATCACGGTCTGGCGCTGTCCGAGAAGCTGAACCTGATCAACTTCATCGGCTGGGACGCCGTTCTGACGAAGCTCCCGCTGATCCTCGCGACCAGCCTGCTGATGCCCGCGTTGGCCGCGTTCTTCGCGCTGCGCAAGTACCTGAAGGTGTGA
- a CDS encoding serine/threonine-protein kinase, whose translation MRPVGSKYLLEEPLGRGATGTVWRARQRETAGAEAAVPGQPGETVAIKVLKEELAGDPDIVMRFLRERSVLLRLTHPNIVRVRDLVVEGDLLALVMDLVDGPDLHRYLRENGPLTPVAAALLTAQIADALAASHADGVVHRDLKPANVLLMQDGGQMHPMLTDFGIARLADSPGLTRTQEFVGTPAYVAPESAEGRPQTSAVDIYGAGILLYELVTGRPPFSGGSALEVLHQHLSAEPRRPSTVPEPLWTVMERCLSKSPERRPSAVNLARALRVVAEGVGVHANSAQIAAAESVAALLAPDPAPAPVPGTPGAADPTQVLPHGSASYDPNGATSVLPHTAGPAGAADPTAVLPNTGAADPTAVMPPVPPHQPGGQPDQPHPWQSQLRAARDRNEQTQVQYLDPGEDPLRRRPQRQAARSQQQQQQQQPPRPPQRSQQRQPQGPPPGYGHPQQHQPQQYAPPPQHHQPQRYAPAPTPEPQRPAREPRQPRQRSANPMRIPGLGCLKGCLFTIVILFVAGWLIWELSPLQGWIGTGKGYWEQLTDWFTTVTGWIGDLGGESTADNGPGDLSTPSG comes from the coding sequence GTGCGGCCGGTAGGCAGCAAGTACCTGCTCGAGGAGCCGCTCGGACGCGGCGCCACGGGCACCGTCTGGCGAGCCCGCCAGCGGGAGACCGCGGGCGCCGAGGCAGCTGTGCCCGGACAGCCCGGCGAGACCGTCGCGATCAAGGTCCTCAAGGAGGAGCTGGCCGGCGACCCCGACATCGTGATGCGGTTCCTGCGCGAGCGGTCCGTGCTGCTGCGGCTCACGCACCCGAACATCGTGCGGGTCCGCGACCTGGTCGTCGAGGGCGATCTGCTCGCCCTCGTCATGGACCTCGTCGACGGCCCCGACCTGCATCGCTATCTGCGGGAGAACGGCCCCCTCACGCCCGTCGCCGCGGCGCTGCTCACCGCGCAGATCGCCGACGCGCTGGCCGCCAGCCACGCCGACGGCGTGGTCCACCGCGACCTGAAGCCGGCGAACGTCCTGCTCATGCAGGACGGCGGCCAGATGCATCCGATGCTGACCGACTTCGGCATCGCCCGGCTGGCGGATTCGCCCGGCCTCACCCGCACCCAGGAGTTCGTCGGCACGCCCGCGTACGTGGCGCCGGAGTCCGCCGAGGGCCGCCCGCAGACCTCCGCCGTCGACATCTACGGCGCCGGCATCCTGCTGTACGAGCTGGTCACCGGCCGTCCGCCGTTCTCCGGCGGTTCCGCCCTGGAGGTGCTGCACCAGCATCTGAGCGCCGAGCCGCGCCGCCCCTCCACCGTTCCCGAACCGCTGTGGACGGTCATGGAGCGCTGCCTGAGCAAGAGCCCCGAGCGGCGGCCCAGCGCAGTGAACCTCGCGCGCGCCCTGCGGGTCGTCGCCGAGGGCGTCGGCGTGCACGCCAACTCCGCGCAGATCGCCGCGGCCGAGAGCGTCGCCGCCCTCCTCGCGCCCGACCCGGCCCCCGCGCCCGTGCCCGGCACACCCGGTGCGGCCGACCCGACCCAGGTGCTCCCGCACGGATCGGCGTCGTACGACCCGAACGGCGCGACGAGCGTGCTGCCGCACACCGCGGGCCCCGCGGGTGCCGCCGACCCCACCGCCGTCCTGCCGAACACCGGCGCCGCCGACCCGACCGCCGTGATGCCGCCGGTGCCCCCGCACCAGCCGGGCGGCCAGCCCGACCAGCCGCACCCCTGGCAGTCGCAGCTGCGCGCGGCCCGCGACCGCAACGAGCAGACGCAGGTGCAGTACCTCGACCCCGGCGAGGACCCGCTGCGCCGCCGTCCGCAGCGGCAGGCCGCCCGCTCCCAGCAACAGCAACAGCAACAGCAGCCGCCGCGCCCGCCGCAGCGCTCGCAGCAGCGCCAGCCGCAGGGCCCGCCGCCCGGGTACGGCCACCCGCAGCAGCACCAGCCCCAGCAGTACGCCCCGCCGCCGCAGCACCACCAGCCCCAGCGGTACGCGCCCGCGCCCACGCCCGAGCCCCAGCGGCCGGCGCGTGAGCCGCGGCAGCCGAGGCAGCGCAGCGCCAACCCGATGCGGATCCCCGGGCTGGGCTGTCTGAAGGGGTGCCTGTTCACGATCGTCATCCTGTTCGTCGCGGGATGGCTGATCTGGGAACTGAGCCCGCTCCAGGGCTGGATCGGCACGGGCAAGGGCTACTGGGAGCAGCTGACGGACTGGTTCACCACGGTCACGGGCTGGATCGGCGACCTGGGCGGGGAGTCCACCGCGGACAACGGGCCTGGGGATTTGTCGACACCCAGTGGGTGA
- a CDS encoding FHA domain-containing protein — MQIRLTVVDPIGPPTPAEARGRAVSRDVLVTAPAGTALSAVASALASAVSGDGGAIAPTVVLYAGAERLDPQRCTLGEPPLLDGAVLCLGAPAEPEPHPETDGAPARLDVIAGPDAGGVHLLHGGQVRVGRSADADVPLDDPDVSRLHCAVTLDADGRVTVADLGSTNGTTLDGARVGTRDVRFTPGVLLRIGESTLRLAPAGGPGARIRTTPDGEGHARVSPTPDETHTRADVPSDGTRHAYGSADPGAPDAGGPATAGRTEPPGGAVPADRYAPGAPGGRATDPSTPAPDGRPLPDSSAAPGGREHSPAETPLVPEQAGAPRIEQDPAPRPRARPHPGNGPSGDTHVGHPGPGHLDAEPPDEGRREGTPLRGVDVPQGVRKRGLTAWARRLTGGRAEQGPSGRGNFAPVPAGGAGGPSARPAAPETWPDPATLLLTALGPGPRLWERGPGHPEALAVRLGTADRTAPDGSGLLPAVPVTADLREAGSLGLAGPRPRLAGLARAVLAQLAALHSPDSLEIVLISTDRSRSLEDRTAEWSWLGWLPHVRPAHGQDCRLLLAHDREQAAARTDELLRRLEDHLADRSGGAPAHGSAHPADTRPQGRGAEGADAARTGGTDPARPSWAAVEDGARDERSGGFPGPYTVLVVDGDPGGAGLRDAVARLVVEGPRAGIHVVCLAETEPASPASPVTDTYEAACAVAPAFRECGAVALLSGDVATALRLLRVARAGTSHGEGPGPVGHGTVASVDAVSPAWAERFARALAPLRTDASGERHARVSAPLPQAARLLDELGLARATPASLMARWADAADDTEALGGRACAVLGAGPRGPVGVDLVADGPHLLVEGPPGSGRTELLRAVVASLAAAERPDRLSVVLMDGRDGISAGRGQGDGLRVCLDIPHVTTYLLANDPVRMREFAQSLTAELKRRAELLGRSDFADWHTGREVSGRMVAQRSASPAGAGDLDTPPSTTLRLRPAEPRPTEAAPPLPRLVVVVDDLDALVSPPLGAPGRPAAGSVVRALEAVAREGERLGVHLVTAAGPGGRTAETEPARLSALRVILDAPAPGPDEPAPGRGRLTRADGRATPFQGGRVTGRIPRTATLRPTVVPLEWHRMGDPPTRRPVRELGNGPTDLALLASALERAAREVCAPEVPSLL, encoded by the coding sequence ATGCAGATCCGGCTGACCGTCGTAGACCCGATCGGCCCGCCGACGCCCGCGGAGGCACGCGGCCGGGCCGTGAGCCGCGACGTGCTGGTCACGGCCCCCGCCGGCACGGCCCTGTCGGCGGTCGCCTCGGCGCTGGCCTCGGCGGTCTCCGGAGACGGCGGCGCCATCGCGCCGACCGTCGTGCTGTACGCGGGCGCGGAGCGCCTCGACCCCCAGCGCTGCACCCTGGGCGAGCCCCCGCTGCTCGACGGCGCCGTGCTCTGCCTGGGCGCCCCGGCCGAACCCGAACCGCATCCGGAGACGGACGGCGCCCCGGCCCGCCTCGACGTGATCGCCGGCCCCGACGCCGGCGGCGTGCACCTGCTGCACGGCGGACAGGTCCGCGTCGGCCGCTCCGCCGACGCCGACGTGCCGCTCGACGACCCCGACGTCTCCCGGCTGCACTGCGCGGTCACGCTCGACGCCGACGGCCGCGTCACGGTCGCCGACCTCGGCTCCACCAACGGCACCACACTGGACGGCGCCCGCGTCGGCACCCGCGACGTCCGCTTCACCCCGGGCGTCCTGCTGCGGATCGGCGAGTCGACCCTGCGGCTGGCCCCGGCCGGGGGACCGGGCGCGCGGATACGGACGACACCGGACGGCGAGGGGCACGCACGCGTGTCCCCCACGCCGGACGAGACCCACACGCGCGCGGACGTCCCCTCGGACGGGACCCGGCACGCGTACGGTTCGGCGGACCCGGGGGCGCCGGACGCGGGCGGGCCCGCGACCGCGGGCCGGACGGAGCCGCCGGGCGGCGCCGTGCCCGCCGACCGGTACGCGCCGGGCGCGCCCGGCGGACGCGCGACCGACCCGTCGACCCCCGCTCCGGACGGCCGTCCGCTCCCCGACTCCTCGGCTGCGCCCGGCGGCAGGGAGCACAGTCCCGCGGAGACCCCCCTCGTACCGGAGCAGGCCGGTGCGCCGCGGATCGAGCAGGATCCGGCGCCCCGGCCGCGGGCACGCCCCCACCCGGGCAACGGCCCCTCCGGCGACACCCATGTGGGGCACCCCGGACCGGGGCACCTCGACGCCGAGCCGCCGGACGAGGGCCGCCGCGAGGGCACCCCGCTGCGGGGCGTCGACGTACCGCAGGGCGTGCGCAAGCGTGGTCTCACCGCCTGGGCGCGGCGGCTGACCGGCGGGCGCGCCGAGCAGGGGCCGTCGGGGCGCGGGAATTTCGCCCCGGTACCGGCGGGTGGCGCGGGCGGGCCCAGCGCCCGGCCGGCGGCACCCGAGACCTGGCCCGACCCGGCGACGCTGCTGCTGACGGCCCTGGGGCCGGGGCCGCGGCTGTGGGAACGCGGGCCGGGCCATCCGGAAGCACTCGCCGTGCGGCTCGGCACCGCCGACCGGACGGCGCCCGACGGCTCCGGACTGCTGCCCGCGGTGCCGGTCACCGCCGACCTCCGGGAGGCCGGGTCCCTGGGCCTGGCCGGGCCGCGCCCGCGGCTGGCGGGGCTGGCGCGCGCGGTGCTGGCCCAGCTCGCCGCGCTGCACTCACCCGACTCGCTGGAGATCGTGCTGATCAGCACGGACCGCTCGCGCTCACTGGAGGATCGCACCGCGGAGTGGTCCTGGCTGGGCTGGCTTCCCCATGTCCGCCCGGCGCACGGCCAGGACTGCCGTCTGCTGCTGGCCCACGACCGCGAACAGGCCGCGGCCCGCACCGACGAACTCCTGCGCCGTCTGGAGGACCACCTCGCCGACCGGTCGGGCGGCGCCCCGGCCCACGGCTCCGCGCACCCGGCGGACACCCGTCCGCAGGGCCGCGGCGCCGAGGGGGCCGACGCCGCACGGACCGGCGGCACCGATCCCGCCCGCCCTTCGTGGGCGGCCGTGGAGGACGGCGCGCGGGACGAACGGTCCGGCGGCTTCCCCGGCCCGTACACCGTGCTCGTGGTGGACGGCGACCCGGGCGGCGCAGGACTGCGGGACGCGGTCGCGCGGCTGGTCGTGGAGGGCCCGCGGGCCGGGATCCATGTGGTGTGCCTGGCCGAGACGGAACCGGCCTCACCCGCGTCACCGGTGACCGACACGTACGAAGCGGCCTGCGCGGTGGCGCCCGCGTTCCGGGAGTGCGGGGCCGTGGCGCTGCTGAGCGGGGACGTGGCGACGGCCTTGCGGCTGCTGCGGGTCGCCCGGGCGGGGACCTCGCACGGCGAGGGACCGGGACCGGTCGGACACGGCACCGTGGCCTCCGTGGACGCCGTCTCCCCCGCGTGGGCCGAGCGGTTCGCGCGGGCGCTCGCACCGCTGCGGACGGACGCCTCCGGCGAGCGGCACGCACGCGTGTCGGCGCCGCTGCCGCAGGCGGCCCGGCTGCTGGACGAGTTGGGGCTGGCCCGCGCCACCCCGGCGTCGCTGATGGCCCGCTGGGCGGACGCGGCGGACGACACCGAGGCGCTCGGCGGCCGGGCGTGCGCCGTGCTCGGGGCGGGGCCGCGCGGCCCGGTCGGGGTGGACCTCGTCGCGGACGGCCCGCATCTGCTGGTCGAGGGACCGCCCGGCAGCGGGCGTACGGAACTGCTGCGGGCCGTAGTCGCCTCGCTCGCCGCGGCCGAGCGGCCGGACCGGCTGAGCGTGGTCCTGATGGACGGCCGCGACGGCATCAGCGCGGGCCGCGGGCAGGGCGACGGCCTGCGCGTCTGCCTGGACATCCCGCACGTCACCACCTACCTCCTCGCCAACGACCCCGTGCGAATGCGGGAGTTCGCCCAGTCCCTGACCGCCGAACTGAAGCGGCGCGCGGAGTTGCTCGGCCGGTCGGACTTCGCCGACTGGCACACCGGCCGCGAGGTGTCGGGCCGGATGGTCGCCCAGCGCTCGGCGAGCCCGGCCGGTGCCGGGGACCTGGACACCCCGCCCAGCACCACCCTGCGGCTGCGGCCGGCGGAGCCCCGGCCCACCGAGGCGGCGCCGCCGCTGCCCCGGCTCGTGGTGGTGGTCGACGACCTGGACGCGTTGGTGTCGCCACCGCTGGGCGCGCCGGGCCGGCCCGCGGCCGGTTCCGTGGTGCGCGCGCTGGAGGCCGTGGCCCGCGAGGGCGAGCGGCTCGGCGTGCACCTGGTGACCGCGGCGGGCCCGGGAGGCCGTACGGCCGAGACGGAGCCGGCGCGCCTCTCCGCCCTCCGCGTGATCCTCGACGCGCCCGCCCCGGGTCCGGACGAACCGGCGCCGGGCCGCGGGCGGCTCACCCGGGCCGACGGCCGGGCCACGCCCTTCCAGGGCGGCCGGGTCACGGGGCGCATCCCGCGCACCGCGACACTGCGGCCGACGGTCGTCCCCCTGGAGTGGCACCGGATGGGCGACCCTCCGACCCGCCGTCCGGTACGGGAGTTGGGGAACGGGCCGACGGACCTGGCGCTGCTGGCGAGCGCGCTGGAGCGGGCGGCACGCGAAGTCTGCGCACCCGAGGTGCCGTCACTCCTCTAG
- a CDS encoding LPXTG cell wall anchor domain-containing protein — protein MTKKTRIRIARIAAGAVIAAGASLTAAGAASAAESEDCLLGVLCADESPSPSPDPTDDPTVIPTDPEEPTEEPTEPTEEPTEPTEEPTEPTEEPTDDPTSDPTDDPGNGGENGNGGGNGGGNNTDPDGGSGESAQNEGTSALTDTGSDTTAQGGGDELAETGATQTTFLVIGAATMIAGGIGFRVLPRLAGGRGGAAA, from the coding sequence ATGACCAAGAAGACGCGGATCCGGATCGCGCGCATCGCGGCCGGTGCCGTGATCGCCGCCGGTGCCTCGCTGACGGCCGCGGGCGCGGCCTCCGCCGCCGAGTCCGAGGACTGCCTGCTCGGCGTTCTGTGCGCCGACGAGTCGCCCAGCCCTTCGCCCGACCCCACCGATGACCCGACGGTCATCCCGACCGACCCCGAGGAGCCCACGGAGGAGCCGACCGAGCCCACCGAGGAGCCCACCGAGCCCACGGAGGAGCCGACCGAGCCCACCGAGGAGCCCACGGACGACCCGACCTCCGACCCGACCGACGACCCCGGCAACGGCGGTGAGAACGGCAACGGCGGTGGCAACGGTGGCGGCAACAACACCGACCCCGACGGCGGCTCCGGTGAGTCCGCCCAGAACGAGGGCACCTCGGCCCTCACCGACACCGGCTCGGACACCACCGCCCAGGGCGGTGGCGACGAGCTCGCCGAGACCGGTGCCACGCAGACCACCTTCCTGGTGATCGGTGCCGCCACGATGATCGCCGGCGGTATCGGCTTCCGTGTCCTGCCGCGCCTCGCGGGCGGTCGCGGGGGTGCGGCCGCCTGA
- a CDS encoding S41 family peptidase yields MSGPDPFCQPRRVRRGAALTLVFAGVLAAGAATGSLPTSDRGPEPGATRTAASAARPDEVAAAAAEAAAEGKSPMEAAERAVSRSGDRWDAVYSEGEYEEFEESLDGEYTGVGLSARRGRDGRIQVAEVAPGSPAAAAGIRAGDRLRSVDGERTDGRPVTEVVSVLRGDATDAAAGSTVRLGLERGTRAWTRTLLRARIATDSVSVRRLSAGVTAIKIAAFTKGTGDTVRTAVRRAPAAAGIILDLRGNSGGLVTEAVTAASAFLDGGLVATYDIDGEQRALHAEAAGDTTRPLVALVDGGTMSAAELLTGALQDRGRAVVVGSRTFGKGSVQMPSRLPDGSVAELTVGHYRTPAGRSVDGRGITPDLEADRNALRRAESVLAGLGQ; encoded by the coding sequence ATGTCAGGCCCCGACCCGTTCTGTCAGCCCCGCCGCGTCCGCCGCGGGGCCGCCCTGACATTGGTGTTCGCCGGCGTGCTCGCGGCCGGTGCCGCGACCGGATCCCTGCCGACGTCGGACCGCGGGCCCGAGCCGGGCGCCACCCGTACCGCCGCCTCCGCCGCCCGCCCCGACGAGGTCGCGGCGGCCGCCGCCGAGGCCGCGGCCGAGGGAAAGTCGCCCATGGAGGCGGCCGAGCGCGCGGTCAGCCGCAGCGGGGACCGCTGGGACGCCGTCTACTCCGAGGGCGAGTACGAGGAGTTCGAGGAGTCGCTCGACGGCGAGTACACCGGCGTCGGCCTGTCGGCCAGGCGCGGGAGGGACGGCCGTATCCAGGTGGCCGAGGTGGCCCCCGGCTCGCCCGCCGCCGCGGCCGGGATCCGCGCGGGCGACCGGCTGCGCAGCGTCGACGGCGAGCGGACCGACGGGCGCCCGGTCACCGAGGTCGTCTCCGTACTGCGCGGCGACGCCACGGACGCGGCGGCCGGCTCCACCGTCCGTCTCGGCCTGGAACGCGGCACACGCGCGTGGACCCGGACCCTGCTCCGGGCGCGCATCGCCACCGACTCCGTGTCGGTCCGGAGGCTCTCCGCGGGTGTCACCGCCATCAAGATCGCCGCTTTCACCAAGGGCACCGGCGACACCGTCCGCACCGCGGTACGGCGGGCCCCGGCGGCCGCCGGGATCATCCTCGACCTGCGCGGCAACTCCGGCGGCCTGGTCACCGAGGCCGTCACCGCCGCCTCCGCCTTCCTCGACGGCGGCCTCGTCGCCACCTACGACATCGACGGCGAGCAGCGGGCCCTGCACGCCGAGGCCGCGGGCGACACCACCCGACCCCTGGTCGCGCTCGTCGACGGCGGCACGATGAGCGCGGCCGAGCTGCTCACCGGCGCCCTTCAGGACCGCGGCCGCGCGGTCGTCGTGGGCTCCCGCACCTTCGGCAAGGGCTCGGTCCAGATGCCGAGCCGGCTGCCCGACGGATCCGTGGCCGAGCTGACCGTCGGGCACTACCGCACCCCCGCCGGGCGCAGCGTCGACGGCCGTGGCATCACCCCCGACCTGGAGGCCGACCGCAACGCGCTGCGGCGGGCGGAGTCCGTCCTGGCCGGCCTCGGGCAGTAG